The following are encoded together in the Conger conger chromosome 11, fConCon1.1, whole genome shotgun sequence genome:
- the ube2l3b gene encoding ubiquitin-conjugating enzyme E2 L3b — protein sequence MAASRRLQKELDELHNSGMKNFRNIHVDEANILNWQGLIVPDNPPYDKGAFRIEINFPAEYPFKPPKITFKTKIYHPNIDEKGQVCLPVISAENWKPATKTDQVIQSLIALVNDPQPEHPLRADLAEEYSKDRKKFFKNAEEFTKKHAEKRPVD from the exons ATGGCGGCGAGCAGGAGGCTGCAGAAG gaactTGATGAGCTGCACAATTCTGGAATGAAGAATTTCCGTAACATCCATGTTGATGAAGCAAACATTTTGAATTGGCAAGGGCTTATTGTTCCC GACAACCCCCCGTACGACAAAGGAGCGTTCAGGATCGAGATCAACTTCCCTGCCGAGTACCCCTTCAAGCCCCCCAAGATCACCTTCAAAACCAAGATCTACCACCCCAATATTGACGAGAAGGGCCAGGTGTGTCTGCCGGTGATCAGCGCAGAGAACTGGAAGCCAGCTACCAAAACTGACCAAG taATTCAGTCCCTGATCGCCCTGGTGAACGACCCCCAGCCAGAACACCCCCTGAGGGCCGACCTAGCAGAGGAATACTCAAAGGACCGTAAAAAATTCTTTAAGAACGCAGAAGAGTTTACAAAGAAACATGCCGAAAAGCGACCAGTGGACTAA
- the LOC133140682 gene encoding somatostatin receptor type 4-like, whose protein sequence is MVSYNASVPLSFDFKLPEDYFIFLFHIIFATSAVLLAGSVVIGILSTRSLRRQNRFIFMLNTSISDTLTGFSVYYLGLFDVQEGYPSRNGTYYILPSFLGVNILTFLFAQIDRYIAVCHPFFYSRYILRPLVIVICLFCWFYTYIIVTVQNVVPISKAAQIHAFGVMTLQLIVLTKVLMTIKLYVIARYQLARDPPSAERESKKESLRIIVFVVISFLTLWCPSFINIIAKQLTRHGLKFRNEATNLFAIMARLNALSTPALYIWGSPALRRAVKKTVWQRVCPPRTTRIDFSRERCESDGAEITSTWKGSSKP, encoded by the exons ATGGTCTCCTACAACGCGAGCGTTCCGCTTTCATTTGACTTTAAGCTTCCCGAAGACTACTTCATTTTTCTCTTCCATATCATTTTCGCTACGAGCGCGGTCCTCCTCGCGGGCTCAGTGGTCATTGGTATCTTGAGCACGAGGAGTCTTCGGCGTCAgaacagatttattttcatgCTCAACACCAGCATTAGTGACACTCTTACCGGGTTTTCAGTTTATTATCTTGGACTATTTGATGTACAGGAGGGATATCCGTCAAGGAACGGTACATACTACATTCTACCTTCATTTCTTGGAGTAAACATCCTTACTTTTCTGTTTGCACAGATTGACCGCTACATCGCCGTTTGCCACCCGTTCTTCTACAGTCGATACATCTTGCGACCGCTTGTCAttgtaatttgtttgttttgttggtttTACACATATATTATTGTGACAGTGCAAAACGTCGTTCCCATTTCGAAAGCTGCGCAAATACACGCATTTGGCGTCATGACTTTACAACTAATAGTGCTCACTAAAGTGCTTATGACTATAAAGTTGTATGTGATCGCCAGGTATCAGCTTGCACGAGACCCACCGAGCGccgagagggagagcaagaaggAGTCACTGAGAATAATAGTATTCGTGGTCATCAGTTTCTTGACGCTCTGGTGTCCCTCCTTCATCAACATTATTGCGAAGCAGCTGACGAGGCACGGCCTGAAATTCAGGAACGAGGCCACCAACCTCTTCGCCATCATGGCGCGGCTGAACGCGCTGAGCACGCCGGCGTTGTACATCTGGGGCAGTCCCGCGCTGCGCAGAGCGGTGAAGAAAACCGTGTGGCAGAGGGTGTGCCCACCGCGGACGACAAG AATAGATTTTTCCCGTGAACGGTGCGAAAGCGACGGAGCAGAAATAACCAGCACGTGGAAGGGTTCCAGTAAACCGTGA